The window AGCAGGCCCGGGAACAGGTCGGCACCACCGCCAAGCTCTACTTCCGTCCCGTCCTGACCACCGAGGTCTCCGGTGGGGACCCGGCGGCCAGCCCCTCGCCGAGCGCCTCCAGCAGCGCCTCCACGGGTTCGGACAAGGACACAGACAAGGACAAGGCCACCGACAAGGCCACCTCGTCCGCGTCGCCCTCGGCGACTTCCAGCACGCAGGGCCGTGCGGTCACCGACGCGCTGAAGGCCGACCCCACCCCGTCGGGCAGCGGTTCCGCCTCGTCCAGCCCGTCCGCCTCGCCGTCCGCGAGCACCGACCCGGCGACCGCCAAGCTCCAGGCGGAGTACACCGCACTGGACTGCACCAAGAAGACGGTCCGCGCGAAGGCCGGTGACGGCGCCAAGGCCAGCGACCCGACCGTCGCCTGTGGTCAGAACTCCCAGGGCCAGTGGCAGAAGTACATCCTCGGCCCGGCCGAGGTCGAGGGCACGGACGTCGACAAGGCCTCGGCCCTGTTCGACACCCAGGGTGCCGCGGGCTGGAAGGTCACCATGGACTTCACGTCCAAGGGAGCCAAGAAGTTCGCGAGCATCACGGGCAAGCTGGCGCAGAACCAGTCCCCGCAGAACCAGTTCGCCATCGTCCTCGACGGTGAGGTCGTCTCCGACCCGTACGTCAGCCAGGCGCTGACCGGCGGCAGCGCGGAGATCTCCGGCAGCTTCAAGCAGCAGGAGGCCGAGGACCTGGCCAACATGCTGTCGTACGGCGCGCTGCCGCTCACCTTCACGGAGGCGAGCGTCGACACCGTCACCGCCGCGCTCGGCGGCGAGCAGCTGGAGGCCGGTCTGATCGCCGGCGCCATCGGTCTGGCGCTGGTCATCATCTACCTGGTGGCCTACTACCGGGGTCTGTCGCTCATCGCCATCGCCTCGCTGCTGGTCTCCGCGGTCATGACCTACGTGATCATGTCGCTGCTCGGCCCGGCCATCGGCTTCGCCCTGAACCTGCCGGCGGTCTGCGGCGCCATCGTGGCCATCGGCATCACGGCGGACTCGTTCATCGTGTTCTTCGAACGCATCCGTGACGAGATCCGCGAGGGCCGTACGCTGCGGCCCGCGGTCGAGCGCGGCTGGCCGCGCGCCCGGCGCACCATCCTGGTCTCCGACTTCGTGTCGTTCCTCGCCGCAGCCGTGCTCTTCGTCGTCACGGTCGGCAAGGTCCAGGGCTTCGCTTTCACACTGGGTCTGACCACCCTGCTCGACGTGGTCGTCGTCTTCTTCTTCACCAAGCCGCTGATGACGATCCTCGCCCGCAAGAAGTTCTTCGCGGAGGGCCACAGCTGGTCCGGCCTCGACCCGAAGCGACTGGGCGTCCAGCCGCCGCTGCGCCGCACCCGTCGCGTGTCCGCTCCCGTCGACACGAAGGAGGCCTGAGATGTCGAAACTCGGCACCCTCGGCGCCCGGCTCCACCGCGGCGAGATCGGCTACGACTTCGTAGGCAAGCGCAAGCTCTGGTA is drawn from Streptomyces liliifuscus and contains these coding sequences:
- the secD gene encoding protein translocase subunit SecD, which gives rise to MAAPKKGRQGTQGRPGRTLALILIAIVALTGGMFASGHSTPRLGIDLAGGTSITLQAKNEPGQKNAINPTNMNTAVDIMNRRVNGLGVTEAEVQTQGDSNIIVNIPKGTNSEQAREQVGTTAKLYFRPVLTTEVSGGDPAASPSPSASSSASTGSDKDTDKDKATDKATSSASPSATSSTQGRAVTDALKADPTPSGSGSASSSPSASPSASTDPATAKLQAEYTALDCTKKTVRAKAGDGAKASDPTVACGQNSQGQWQKYILGPAEVEGTDVDKASALFDTQGAAGWKVTMDFTSKGAKKFASITGKLAQNQSPQNQFAIVLDGEVVSDPYVSQALTGGSAEISGSFKQQEAEDLANMLSYGALPLTFTEASVDTVTAALGGEQLEAGLIAGAIGLALVIIYLVAYYRGLSLIAIASLLVSAVMTYVIMSLLGPAIGFALNLPAVCGAIVAIGITADSFIVFFERIRDEIREGRTLRPAVERGWPRARRTILVSDFVSFLAAAVLFVVTVGKVQGFAFTLGLTTLLDVVVVFFFTKPLMTILARKKFFAEGHSWSGLDPKRLGVQPPLRRTRRVSAPVDTKEA